The Flavobacterium praedii genome window below encodes:
- the ilvD gene encoding dihydroxy-acid dehydratase, translated as MELNKYSKTITQDITQPAAQAMLYGIGLTEEDLNKAQIGIVSMGYEGNTCNMHLNELAKDVKKGVWDADLVGLIFNTIGVSDGISNGTEGMRFSLVSRDVIADSIETVMGAQWYDGLIAVPGCDKNMPGALIAMGRVNRPALMVYGGTINSGRWKGEHLNIVSAFEALGKKFQKTISDEDFKGVIKNSCPGPGACGGMYTANTMASAIEALGMSLPYSSSNPALSEDKKQECVDAGKAIRILLEKDIKPRDIMTREAFENAITIVAVLGGSTNAVMHLIAMAHSVDIEITLADFQAISDKTPVLADLKPSGKYMMEDLHAVGGVPAVMKYLLKEGFIHGDCLTVTGKTVAENLETVPDLKEGQEVIHEIQKALKSTGNIQILYGNLASEGCVAKISGKEGEYFEGTAVVFESEFTVIPGIQSGLVKPGDVVVIRYCGPKGGPGMPEMLKPTSAIMGAGLGSSVALITDGRFSGGSHGFVVGHVTPEAYDGGGIALVEDGDLITIDAVKNTINLKISDEEFAKRKANWVQPVLKASKGVLLKYARSVSSASTGCVTDK; from the coding sequence ATGGAATTAAATAAATACAGCAAGACAATTACACAAGATATCACACAACCAGCTGCTCAAGCAATGTTGTACGGGATTGGTTTGACAGAGGAGGATCTTAATAAAGCGCAAATTGGAATAGTGAGTATGGGGTATGAAGGGAATACTTGTAATATGCACTTAAATGAACTTGCCAAAGATGTCAAAAAAGGGGTCTGGGATGCTGATCTTGTTGGTTTGATATTTAATACGATTGGTGTTAGTGATGGTATTTCAAATGGTACCGAAGGAATGCGTTTTTCCCTTGTTTCTAGAGATGTGATTGCTGATTCTATTGAAACAGTAATGGGAGCACAATGGTACGATGGGTTAATTGCTGTTCCGGGTTGTGATAAGAATATGCCAGGAGCATTGATTGCTATGGGTAGAGTAAATCGTCCAGCATTAATGGTGTATGGAGGAACCATTAATTCTGGTAGATGGAAAGGAGAACACTTGAATATTGTATCTGCTTTTGAAGCACTAGGTAAAAAATTTCAAAAAACTATTTCTGACGAAGATTTTAAAGGAGTTATCAAAAACTCTTGTCCAGGTCCTGGTGCGTGTGGTGGAATGTATACAGCTAATACTATGGCATCGGCTATTGAAGCTTTAGGAATGAGTTTGCCATACAGTTCTTCAAATCCTGCTTTAAGTGAAGATAAAAAACAAGAATGTGTTGATGCTGGAAAAGCAATCAGAATATTATTGGAAAAAGATATTAAACCAAGAGACATAATGACTCGTGAAGCTTTTGAAAATGCAATTACAATCGTTGCAGTTTTGGGAGGTTCAACAAATGCAGTAATGCATTTAATTGCTATGGCTCACTCGGTAGATATCGAAATAACTTTAGCAGATTTTCAAGCTATTAGTGACAAAACACCAGTATTGGCTGACTTAAAACCAAGTGGTAAATACATGATGGAAGATTTGCATGCTGTTGGAGGTGTTCCAGCTGTTATGAAATATTTATTAAAAGAAGGATTTATTCATGGAGATTGTTTGACTGTAACTGGGAAAACTGTAGCGGAGAATTTAGAAACGGTTCCTGATTTAAAAGAAGGACAAGAAGTAATCCATGAAATTCAAAAAGCACTAAAATCGACTGGAAATATTCAGATTTTATACGGAAACTTAGCCTCAGAAGGGTGTGTGGCTAAAATAAGTGGAAAAGAAGGAGAGTATTTTGAAGGTACTGCAGTAGTTTTTGAAAGTGAATTTACGGTTATTCCTGGAATTCAAAGTGGTTTAGTTAAGCCTGGGGATGTTGTGGTTATTCGTTATTGTGGTCCAAAGGGCGGTCCAGGAATGCCAGAAATGTTAAAACCAACTTCTGCCATTATGGGGGCAGGTTTAGGAAGTAGTGTAGCCTTAATTACAGATGGTCGTTTCTCTGGAGGTTCACATGGATTTGTGGTTGGTCATGTTACACCAGAAGCCTACGACGGTGGTGGAATAGCATTGGTTGAAGATGGAGACTTAATTACTATTGATGCTGTTAAGAATACCATCAATTTGAAAATTAGTGATGAAGAATTTGCTAAAAGAAAAGCCAATTGGGTTCAACCTGTATTAAAGGCATCTAAAGGGGTTCTTTTAAAATATGCAAGATCCGTTTCAAGCGCTTCAACAGGATGTGTTACAGATAAATAA